The nucleotide sequence tcttggcggtagcgctgccgctagcagtgacgacctgggctttggccgtcttggcggtgacgacctccgcggtgctcgatgatccttgtgtggtgatgatgcttgagatgacttgtgtgtggtgatgatcatttagatgacttgtgtgcttctctatatgcttatgcttatgttggctgtgatgatgttcatttagagacttgtgtgtgatgatgcttatgcatatattgttgtgaTGGTGCCAGATGATATCCCGTTGTGTTTTATATGTCTATCCCATCGTATATATCTGCTGATATGTGTTGCTATTTGAATTGAATTGAtctgaaaacaaacagaaaaaagaaaaaaaaaagaaaaagcaaactatgccgacggctaggccgtcggcatagggctagcgtgagctcccagtagctgacacgtggcacctatgccgacggcctagccgtcggcataggcgcccATGTGTCAGCTACTAGGAGCTCTGTATGAaggactatgccgacggctaggccgtcggcatagccctggtcCTAGAGCAGCGGCTGGTCGCCACGTGGCACACCTATGCCGACGGTCGACCCGTCGGCGTATCATATATGCCGAtggcttttctatgccgacggcctccctgGTTGTGCCGACACATATGTTGCCGatggccctatgccgacgggggccgtcggcataggcctatcCCGACGGGactcaggcctatgccgacggccctggccgtcggcatagggggcgATTCCGGTAGTGTATGGATGATGGGTACTGAAGCTGTTGAGTGAAGATAGGCTAAAGACCTGGCAGTCTCAGTTGCTATCCTTAGCCTATCATTCCATGACCCAATGAACTtggtccatcaacatggagatcaTCACAAAGGGTACCGTTGGATATAAACTCATAGACCAACATGAGGACTTCTGTTTCAAGGCAACAACCATAGAGTTTTACAACATTTCTATGGTTGATTTGTGATAGGATAGCAACCTTATTAATGAATTCATCAATCTCCTTTTGAATCGCCGCCTTTGGTTTCTTGATGGCTACAACATGGAGATCTGATAAGATCCCTTTGTAAACTGTACCATGCCCACCGCCACCAAGCTCACGAGCTTTATCAAATTTGTTTGTTGCTTTCTCAAGCTCGTCTAAAGTTATAATCATTCTTTCTGCAATATTAGCTCTTTGTGATACCAATTGTTGCAACAATTGTCCTCGGGTTTTTTCAAAGTTCTTTTTCAACATCAGCGATCTTCGATGTTTGAATTTCTTATGTGCAAAGGATCCAGCGAGAAGAAATAGTATGATGCCTGCGCCAACAGCAACTCCTATGCCGAGGTATATACCTACAAAGATGTACATAGTATTATTCATTTTATCTATCATTTTTATACACTTGCTCTACAGTTACAAAGCAGCAGGAGTAATCAAGAAAGTTTAATCAAGTAACTTTTTGGCTTTGTGAGTTCATATGCATGACAAGAAGAAAATTGGTTTCAGAAAGTTCAGGGTTTGAGATAACTAATTTTAAATGTCAGAGTTCAAGTTGGACCAAGAAACATACACCAGCTCTTCTTAACTACGAGTAATAACCAAGCATTTTCATGGGAAAAAGCAAGCCACTATGTATTGCTTGAAACAAATACCAAGTGAAATACAATACTTGTCTTCATGTAAAGTTGCAGCGTTGCTCACCTATAGATAAGGGCTTGGGGCCACCTGGAGGTAAAACTGAAAGACACGAGGTTATAGACTTTAGAGGAACAAGGAAATTAATAGCCTAAACACATATATCAGAATCGTAGATAGATTTTTTAACCTTTGCATCCGCCGGTGAGGTAGGGGTTGTTactgttgagtatcgtgattattaggaaagctaggatagTGTAAGATATTATTCtatcttgccttgtactccaagatcaccatgtactcctatatatatgcccaggAGCCTCAAGCAATATAATGAACTATTTcatcaaatccctctctcccttctaacatggtatcaattTTCGagttctaaaccctagccgccgccgcttccgcacccgcgcgccgcccccggggcggtcggccttcaTGACCACCGCCGGGGGCCgcaccgcccgtacctagggttcgtctgccggtcgtgttgaccggctgccctagagagtcttttttccgaGCCCTTGCTTCGGGTTTTTTTTTTCACTCTCTCGCCGGTCATTTTGATcggcgtttttctttttggttttccgatctccacttgatcggtttgcgtcgcccgccgccgccgtcgacccccgtgcgcctctactccgacatcgGCGCGACCGGCCGGCCTCATCAGCGACCCAGCGGCCTCGCGCGACAGGCGGACCTAACGGCCGCCGTCCGCGCATCTACCCGACcttcgccccgacccggcggcctcgcgcgatAGTCGGCCCCTCACGGCCGTCATCCGCGCGTCGTCCCGctcgtcgatctacgccggccatCACCGCCCTGTCCCCATGTTCAGTGCGCCCCTCCGCCGATCGAGCAAtaggctgccgctgcgtcgccacgtcgggccgcagcgccgccgcctcgtggTTCTTCCCGTGGCTGCACTGATCTGCGCCGCCGctacgtcgccccttcgggccgtagtgccgcggcacgtgatccccgccgccgccctgaggccgttcccgtggttgcaccacatcgcgcgctgccgctgcgtcgccccttcggtccgtagtgccgcggcccgcggtcaacTGCCGCAtcgaggccgtccgctccagggcgttcccgaggctgcaccgaccctcgcgatgccgctgtgtcgccccgtcgggccgtagcgagcgtggcacgtgaTCCCTGCAACCGCCCTGAGGTCATCCCCGCCGTCGCCCCGATCAGCCcgccgccgttgcgtcgccccttcgggccgtaacgctgcggcccgcggtccaccgccgtccATGCACGTTGACTTCCACGTGATATGCGCTGTGCCGCCTCCCTTGGCGCAGGAAcgtcaccgtccgcgccggtcttcgtcacgctgtcgggttcattatcgcctacttcgagcaccgccgccgccgcctccttaggccgccgccgccgctgctcttcttccgcggctccacggcgactaccTCGACACCGGTGACCCCTGACTCGACACCGACCATGGCGTTCTTTGCACGGCTACCTCGACTACGGCTACAccacctacgctctcggctacctcgacaaacggcacaaagggctaccgccttgcttgagcaacctcgtcggtttccactccagccacgacttccacaacgcgtcgaccgttacgactgtggggggtgtccgtcggcttaccTTCGGATTCTTCTCTAGTCTCATCGTCTGCGTCGCtatcgttgtgactgcggggggatgttgagtatcgtgattattacgaaagctaggatagcgtaggatattattctaccttgcaTTGTACTCCAAGatcaccatgtactcctatatatatgcctaggaggctcaagcaatacaatgaacaattccaccaaatccctctctcccttctaacagctACCCTGCTTGTCGTAGCCATCCATGCACTGGCATAAATAACCTCGGCTCCCTCGTTTGCAGTAGCTGTTCTTGCTCTTGCAGAGCTTCTGGGCTACCTCCGCTGGACAGCTCGGATTCGCCTTCATGTCAGCTGATCGCGGTAAGTCCTGCATGACTTCCTACTGCAGAACTTGGGGAACCTGCACGTTGGCTGTTTCAGATTCCTCCCGCCCCGCCATCTTCTTGGAGAACCGGCGCTGATCGAACCACCCCTCCTGTGCGATTAGCATGTACGCGGGCTGCGACGTCAACTCCTGGTCGCCGTTCTTGTTGAGCGTTTGATATTTCAATGTCATGGGCAAGCCGTTGGAGGACATGGAGATACGCGCCTGGCAGCAGCCCATGCCGTAGCAGTTTCTACCACTACGCTGCAGTGCCATCTCAACGTAGGTGTCACTAACGTTTTGGGGGCAGAATGAGGCACAACCGCTGATGAAATCCTCGGTGTCATGGCCTGTCAGCGTCGCCTGAAGGTTGCAGCCCGATAGAATGAATTCATTGCCAGACGACAGCGAGTAGGGCGCCTCCGAGTGGTTATCAAATATAAAAACACCGGCCGAGCTACGAGGGTCGATAGATACGATGGCGTTGGTGAGGAGGGCATGCATTCGTGTTGTTCTGGAGGGAGATCTCCTTGACGTCGAAGGTGCCGGCCATCCCAAGGGCGAGGACTAGCTTTGCTGGTTGTTGTCTTGTATCACAGGTGAGCTCCAATCCTGGCCAGTAGCAATCGACAGAGCCAATGCCGAAGGGATATGGCACGTCTACATCACCGCAGGATCTTCTGCAGTTACCTATTTGATTGCAAAAGTAGCATCATTATTCATTGACTTCAATTTCTGATGGATTTgggctgcctcttcttcctcccccttggGCACATCTCTAATGAAGCTTTGCTGGAGACCCAGTGGAGTTTGTTTGTTCTTGATCCTAATTTTGCTTATACATATTTTAAACGTCATTGTTGCTAATATTTTCTTATGGTCAGAAGCtttatctgcaaaaataatttcaCAGATTTGCTGGCAAAGGTCTTTTTGGTCAATTGATTTGTCATAAGTGCTTAGCTGTTGGAATCATTTGAGCCCATTTTTATGTTGGCAAAAGACATTTCAATATTTGCAAACCTTCACTTTTGATGTCAAAATTTGGAGTGAACGATGCTGATCCCTTTATGATGTAACTTTGGTTTGTGGGAAATCTATTACATCAAAGTCGTTTTCAGTTATGCATTTGTTCCCTAAGATGATGGCACTAAATAACTAATTGTCAACTCATTTACTTTGCTAGGTTATGTTCTTTTAACAGCACGCTTAATTGAATGTATCCGGTCTTGAACTTGTTTTTTACTTGTTGAGGGATGGATGTGATCTGTTCTTTCTTGTTCATTCCTCATTTGCCTTCATCTCAATAGTAAATATAAATGAGGTCGCCGCAATATTTCTTACCTGAGACTGAACTGATGCAGCCACCATGCACGGGGTCGCCATGGCTTCCTGGCGGGCACCGGCAATGATATGATCCATCCAAATTGGTACAATCACCATAGCACTTAGGGTAGCGTTCATCGTTGCACTCGTCGATATCTACACATATATAGCCGAACCAACACAATAACACATGCTTGCATTAAGCAAAGAGAAACCCCCAAATTTATTGTTCGTCTCAAATCAGGAAAAGAAGGTACTATTAGCAAAGAGCGGACCTTTGCATCCGTCAGTGATGTAGGGATTCCCTTGGTAGCCATCTTTGCAGAAGCATGTGTAGCCTCTGTTACCCTTTCCGCAGTCGCTGTGCTTGCTCTTGCAGACGTTTGAGCATTGTGCGCCATGGCCAACGAGGCAACGACCTCCAAGTCCAGCCAAAAGGGAACTTCCATTGCATCTGCTGACGCAGCCGCTTCTGTTCGTAACAGCTCACTGAAAACCGCTTCACGACTGAACCAGCTGGGCCTCGCCACAAAGACGTGCGCAGGACACTGCTGGTCCCTGCTGCGGTTCCAGCCAAACCATTTGAACTGCACGTCATAGGACGTGTTGTGGACAAGCCTTCCTGCTACATCCGCAGGGTCGAAGACAGTGTCCGACTGGCAGCAGCCATTGCCGGTGCATTGCCTGCCTTCTTCGAGTGTGGATAGCGCCTCGGAGAGTCCATCACTGTTTATGCAGATAGAAGAACAGCTGCTCACAGTCACATCACCATTCTTGAGCGTCGCTTGAACATTGCAGCCCGTCACGATGAGCTGGTTGGATGAAATCGTGTAGGGCCCGTCGGCTGTAAGGCCACCGCCCAGCGTTCCTTCACCATTGCCGTCGACTTTTATGTCACCGGTACGTATGACGGCCACAAATGTCGGCACGAGGGAGAGCTCTTGGACTTGGAGGGTGCCGTCGCCGAGCAGCAACCGCGGCGGGTCGCTTGTGCGGTTGCAGGTGAGCTGGAACCCCGGCCAGTAGCACCTGGCCGGGCCCATGCCAAACGGGTACGGCACACTCATGTTGCCGCAGGCGATGTCGCAATTGGGCATCCCTTGCGCCTCCACCGGAGAAACTTCTGCTCCAGCAAGGAGCGGCGGCGTCAGCATCACCACCGCTGTGGCCGCCATCACCACCCCTAAGATGGTTGTTATCTGCGCCATTGAATGGTCGAGCTTGTCTGCCTAGCTAGCAAGCTCCTGAACCATGCATCGCTCTCCAGCCGGGCCAGCTTATAAGGTGGCGCACACTCTGGTTGCCCGGAGCAGCACGCGCCTGCTGCGCGCTAGGCCCAACCATCAAGGTAAAAGTAATTTTTCGACAAGTGAGAAACAAGGGCATCTCCAAGGAGTGGGGTCAAATGTCCTCTCCATCAGTCAAAAGAGTGTACCGTGGTATCCAAGGGGCGATCCCCAATGTGCACGTGTTTTATCGAACATGCAGTGTGCCCAGTGGAGTGTGACGAGGCTTCAGGTGAAACGTGAACGGGATGAGCTGTGGAGTTGCGGTGATGGTCGAGAGGCTTCAGGCATCCGCGACGACCACATACGCATGATGCTCTCGTTCGGCAGACCGCCGGGCCCGCCAACCAGCGCCATAGCAACCGGTAGCAGCAAGCACGCGCAACAGTACATGTAGCATGCACGCGGGCGCGTCGGCCAGGAAGATGGCGGCGGCAGTGCGCCGATTGCCGTGGGCGACATGGGAGATAGAGTTGGGGGCTCTGGCGAGGTGGTCGGCCAGCGGCAGGGGCTCCGGCGGAAGCTCTAGAGGGTTGCTGGCGGCTCGGTGCCCGGTAGAGTAAGAGGAGAGACGTGCGGGTTGGCAGAGAGGGTGGCTGCCATGTGGGGCTGCGTACGGTCAGGGCATCTCTAAGGAGCTAAAATCACTGGTTTgacctttttattaaaaaaaacttcAGAACGATCTGACCCTCTTTTAAAAAATTAAGTCAAGATCTAATCCTTTTGCTACCATCATGGTTGATGACGGTAGGGTATAACTGCGTATCACCAGGGACTCTGGCGGTAGGGTTAACGGCAGTCAGTTACGGCCATTGGTGGTTGCTGACATCAACAAATTGCCTACCGCCAGATACCAGGGACGGTAGGTTGTTATACCCTACTGCCAACACTCGCTATGCTCGCTCGTTAGAAGTTAACATTTATCTTTATATTTGAATTTGGATCACAACATAATACCCAAAACAAGGGCCCAACGTCACATCAACAAATTGCTAAAAATCAGTAGACTTCAGAGGCTAGCTGGAATATAATGATGCGTTTTGGACCGAAAAACTGAAATGTAAGCAGGCAGAACATGTGGCGCGGTGCTCACTCTGGATTTTGCAGAGTGCCGACTTTCTAGTGGCAACATGTGAACAGGCATGACGTAGGGCGTGCTGCTCACTGTGGATTCACGTTCTTGTTAAGTAAACAAACATGTCAAAAGAAAAAACCTTACTATATACTCtttccatccggaaatacttgtccgaaGAATGAATGTACctaaatgtattttagttttaCATACATTCATTTATATCAATTTCTACGACAAATatttccgggcggagggagtacaCTCATAAACCGGACACTGGGGTTGCTGGGTCCTGAGTCTCCAGTTAGGCTCCATGAGCTATTTCACATGGATTATGATAGTTAAATTCAGCCACTCTCTTTGGTTGCATGTATGCACTGTAAAAAACTAAAAACTACCGTATAATATCTATTATTATGTAAGTAAATTAAAAGAATTTATACGGATTTCCCAACGGAAGCCTTGAATTGTTGTTTATCATACTACCATTGTTGTTCCAGGTCTTAAAAAATTTAGTATGTCAGAAATTGCAATCCATTAATTCTGTTTGTATTTGATGATATTGCAAAATGCTCCATGCCATTCTGTTTTTACTCAAACCATAATCATTATTTTGTTTCATTTGCTTGATAGTTGTATTCTTCAAATATGGTTGCTTGTAAAGAAAAAATAGGGGTGGCAATTTTGTCTGTTTTATGTGAATCCCTCCACCCACTTATAaatccgttttgtccggattttcAACAATCTCTTTAACCATTTGTCGTATTTGAGGTCAATCTATTCATAAAAATGCATTGTCCATATTAGTGTTTGTATTTAGTTTTTGGTCCAACTATCCTAATTTATGTCAGAATTCACACAAAAGCTTGACCCATTGTTCCAGTGTAACATGAATTTAAGTCTATTTCTGTTAACGTATGCGTTCGAGCTGCCCATCATATACTTCTTTTAACACACTACAGACGCAAGCGCTTATAtaaacgcgcatacactcacccctgtgAACGCCCACACGCATACCCTACCCCTATATGAGCACCTCCCAGAAACTCAGCCGACATAtattgaaccctggtgggctgggaataccactgtccacctaaccatctgcCCATCACATACTTGATAAACATGTTTACATGTCTGTGTGTGATACAAGATAGGCTGCACATATTTAATATGGGTGAATCGTTTGTGAATCATCACGCATGGTTCCTATAATTTAAATGTGTACGATGTTCATCTTAGCTGCGCCCATAGTGCTaactactctctctgttcctaaatatattttttctagagattttaacaagtaactacataaggagcaaaataagtgaatctacactctaaaatatatctatatacatccttatatggtagttcatttgaaatctctagaaagacaaatatttagaaacataTGAAGTATCATAAATGTGTTCACATGGATTATGTCTGAACGTGTGCGCCACATTGCACACGGCTTGCGAAGTCTAGTCGTGCTTTCTCAACTGTGTGTAGTGAGTTCTTCATCACACACGGTTGGAACTGGGGCACACTGTTTATTTTTCCAACCGTGGACAATGTAGTCTTCGCACACAGTTTTTCTTTAGCATTGCATGCtcaataatactccctccatctggaaatatttgtcggagaaatgaatgtacttagatgtattttagttttaaataCACCCATTTTGGCTACAAGtactttgggacggagggagtatatgtatcCGTACTAGTGTGAGTAATTTACTGTCCATTTACTTACTGGTGAAGGTTCAAGCTCGCAGACCAGTGTGTATCAGGGAGCATCCAATGCACCAAGACATTGAGTTCTTTTGTTCTCATCCAAAATGTGTTCGCAAGGACAAATCATGATGTTTGTTGACGCTGTGGATGCTGCACTGCAACACGGGAGTTGTACAAAAGTTTGGCCGGTCATGTGTTCGCAAGGACAAATCATGATGTCGATGCTGCCGACTGCAACACG is from Triticum aestivum cultivar Chinese Spring chromosome 3A, IWGSC CS RefSeq v2.1, whole genome shotgun sequence and encodes:
- the LOC123063683 gene encoding wall-associated receptor kinase-like 6 isoform X3 — its product is MAQITTILGVVMAATAVVMLTPPLLAGAEVSPVEAQGMPNCDIACGNMSVPYPFGMGPARCYWPGFQLTCNRTSDPPRLLLGDGTLQVQELSLVPTFVAVIRTGDIKVDGNGEGTLGGGLTADGPYTISSNQLIVTGCNVQATLKNGDVTVSSCSSICINSDGLSEALSTLEEGRQCTGNGCCQSDTVFDPADVAGRLVHNTSYDVQFKWFGWNRSRDQQCPAHVFVARPSWFSREAVFSELLRTEAAASADAMEVPFWLDLEVVASLAMAHNAQTSARASTATAERVTEATHASAKMATKGIPTSLTDAKISTSATMNATLSAMVIVPIWMDHIIAGARQEAMATPCMVAASVQSQVYTSA
- the LOC123063683 gene encoding uncharacterized protein isoform X1 — translated: MAQITTILGVVMAATAVVMLTPPLLAGAEVSPVEAQGMPNCDIACGNMSVPYPFGMGPARCYWPGFQLTCNRTSDPPRLLLGDGTLQVQELSLVPTFVAVIRTGDIKVDGNGEGTLGGGLTADGPYTISSNQLIVTGCNVQATLKNGDVTVSSCSSICINSDGLSEALSTLEEGRQCTGNGCCQSDTVFDPADVAGRLVHNTSYDVQFKWFGWNRSRDQQCPAHVFVARPSWFSREAVFSELLRTEAAASADAMEVPFWLDLEVVASLAMAHNAQTSARASTATAERVTEATHASAKMATKGIPTSLTDAKISTSATMNATLSAMVIVPIWMDHIIAGARQEAMATPCMVAASVQSQFYLQVAPSPYL
- the LOC123063684 gene encoding uncharacterized protein, with the protein product MHALLTNAIVSIDPRSSAGVFIFDNHSEAPYSLSSGNEFILSGCNLQATLTGHDTEDFISGCASFCPQNVSDTYVEMALQRSGRNCYGMGCCQARISMSSNGLPMTLKYQTLNKNGDQELTSQPAYMLIAQEGWFDQRRFSKKMAGREESETANVQVPQVLQ
- the LOC123063683 gene encoding uncharacterized protein isoform X2, yielding MAQITTILGVVMAATAVVMLTPPLLAGAEVSPVEAQGMPNCDIACGNMSVPYPFGMGPARCYWPGFQLTCNRTSDPPRLLLGDGTLQVQELSLVPTFVAVIRTGDIKVDGNGEGTLGGGLTADGPYTISSNQLIVTGCNVQATLKNGDVTVSSCSSICINSDGLSEALSTLEEGRQCTGNGCCQSDTVFDPADVAGRLVHNTSYDVQFKWFGWNRSRDQQCPAHVFVARPSWFSREAVFSELLRTEAAASADAMEVPFWLDLEVVASLAMAHNAQTSARASTATAERVTEATHASAKMATKGIPTSLTDAKISTSATMNATLSAMVIVPIWMDHIIAGARQEAMATPCMVAASVQSQVTAEDPAVM